In one Dreissena polymorpha isolate Duluth1 chromosome 7, UMN_Dpol_1.0, whole genome shotgun sequence genomic region, the following are encoded:
- the LOC127839184 gene encoding E3 ubiquitin-protein ligase TRIM33-like has translation MATSVGLDYNSLDLVEDYVCSACESKNIWESSDYFCATCMKYFCRQCIYFHDQLYANHCKYGREEREKWPFTKTVEDLLLKCDVHKDKKLKTFCHDHSQLCCTDCVLLHHRLCTNVALISESVQNMSVDMQQLSINLHTILDELNKFKCRQDASIQSVEASWSEKLKEIKDLRNKLNADLDELENKTLKELDEIRVTLQTSLKEDVDNYSRLEDEFQALSDAVHVLCDKSEKEVEFIASRKCLDKIQEYESYLKKMKKNPVKLNSPIIFMANGDIQNNLSQQTSLGRIINLKIQNPDQEFTVKRKLEYYTVRTWNDTKKTCNISGICCLPSGEIIVTDYDNKIQGFFSFFGTRRKSALSPRIFCSPQQLNFPQDFIFFP, from the exons ATGGCAACTTCTGTTGGTCTAGATTATAACAGTTTAGATTTAGTGGAGGACTATGTCTGCAGTGCTTGCGAAAGTAAAAATATTTGGGAAAGTTCTGATTATTTTTGTGCAACATGTATGAAGTATTTCTGCAGACAATGCATTTATTTCCATGATCAATTATATGCAAACCATTGCAAATATGGCAGAGAAGAAAGAGAGAAATGGCCCTTTACAAAGACAGTGGAGGATTTGCTACTGAAATGTGATGTCCACAAGGACAAGAAACTGAAAACATTCTGtcatgaccacagtcagctgtgttgCACTGATTGTGTTTTACTGCATCACAG ACTGTGCACCAATGTGGCGCTGATTTCTGAGTCAGTCCAAAATATGTCAGTGGACATGCAACAGTTGTCAATCAATCTTCACACTATTCTTGATGAACTAAATAAGTTTAAATGTAGACAGGATGCCAGCATTCAGTCTGTGGAGGCATCATGGAGCGAAAAACTGAAAGAAATCAAAGACTTGCGTAATAAGTTAAATGCTGATTTGGATGAACTAGAAAATAAAACCTTGAAAGAACTGGATGAAATTAGGGTCACATTGCAAACCTCTCTCAAGGAAGATGTTGACAACTACAGCAGGCTTGAGGATGAGTTTCAAGCACTCAGTGACGCTGTACATGTCCTCTGTGATAAGAGCGAGAAAGAAGTTGAGTTCATAGCCAGCAGAAAATGTCTGGACAAAATACAAGAGTATGAGTCGTATCtgaagaagatgaagaagaacCCTGTGAAGTTGAACAGTCCAATAATATTCATGGCAAATGGTGACATCCAGAATAACCTATCTCAACAAACTAGTCTAGGTAGAATTATAAATCTTAAGATCCAAAATCCAGACCAAGAGTTTACTGTGAAGAGGAAATTGGAGTATTATACTGTGAGAACATGGAATGACACAAAGAAGACTTGCAACATCAGTGGCATATGCTGTCTGCCTAGTGGAGAGATCATTGTGACAGATTATGATAATAAgatacagggctttttttccttctttgggacccgccgaaaatcggccctttccccgcgcattttttgttcccctcagcagTTGAATTTTCCCcaagacttcatttttttcccctaa
- the LOC127839185 gene encoding WSCD family member CG9164-like, which produces MVNRKTYFYLVVVSLISLLITYAINFNGGLLHTPADIELNEKEFYPKSLYNPTTADISIPEPCGAVSWTNAMESIITPDFFLRQTNRHTPKEQFFFFRNFTIENHTSEISIPRYFRKCVNITAGHLEITTLMTMNHSVFNDLQCPIPEPHFWDRNKWHTALASYMGSGNTWVRHLIETMSGVLTGSLYNDRQLLTAFEGEGQTERVIVIKTHELAMRHNHMFNRAVLLVRNPYDTILAWYNFERSKSHKGYMDRVDFVKRDWIQFIPSAVLGWRRFIESWVLDFHGPVFLLSYKRLQTDFFNEIIRVALFLDIPLTFGRLRCLHRESEGGYHRDKPSWMTRENVFTIPSEEVIEKELQLVRKVIWTAFNTTLDDLE; this is translated from the exons ATGGTTAATAGAAAGACATATTTCTACTTGGTAGTTGTCTCCCTGATATCTTTGCTGATAACGTACGCTATTAACTTTAATGGTGGTCTATTGCATACACCGGCAGACATTGAGTTGAATGAAAAAG AATTTTACCCCAAGTCGCTGTACAATCCCACAACCGCGGACATCTCAATCCCTGAACCATGTGGCGCGGTGAGCTGGACCAACGCGATGGAGTCCATCATCACGCCGGACTTCTTCTtgcgacagaccaacagacacaCGCCCAAAGAGCAGTTCTTTTTCTTCAGAAACTTTACCATAGAAAACCATACGAGCGAGATCTCCATACCGCGCTATTTCCGGAAGTGCGTGAATATCACGGCGGGGCATCTGGAAATAACGACGCTCATGACGATGAATCACAGCGTTTTCAACGATCTTCAGTGTCCAATACCCGAGCCGCATTTCTGGGACCGAAATAAGTGGCAT ACTGCTTTGGCAAGCTACATGGGGTCTGGAAACACGTGGGTGCGACACCTGATAGAAACCATGTCGG GTGTTTTAACAGGCAGTCTGTATAATGATCGTCAGCTGTTGACCGCCTTTGAAG GCGAAGGCCAGACGGAGCGCGTGATTGTCATCAAAACGCACGAGCTCGCTATGCGCCATAATCATATGTTCAACCGCGCGGTATTGCTGGTTCGAAACCCCTACGATACCATACTGGCCTGGTACAATTTCGAACGTTCCAAGTCCCACAAGGGGTATATGGACAGAGTAGATTTTGTGAAAAGAG attGGATACAATTTATTCCAAGTGCAGTCTTGGGTTGGAGAAGATTTATTGAAAGCTGGGTGCTTGATTTCCACGGGCCAGTTTTCCTTCTATCGTATAAACGACTACAAACCGATTTCTTCAACGAAATCATCCGAGTGGCGCTCTTTTTAGACATTCCACTAACATTCGGCCGACTTCGGTGTTTGCATCGCGAAAGCGAGGGTGGTTACCATAGAGATAAGCCAAGTTGGATGACGCGGGAAAATGTGTTCACGATTCCATCTGAGGAAGTGATAGAAAAGGAACTCCAGTTGGTTAGGAAAGTTATATGGACAGCATTCAATACAACGTTGGATGATTTAGAATGA